In Rutidosis leptorrhynchoides isolate AG116_Rl617_1_P2 chromosome 6, CSIRO_AGI_Rlap_v1, whole genome shotgun sequence, the DNA window AGATCGAGCTTTGAGTTTTGGAGTAATGGACTGGGCCCGCTTAGAAAAATGGCAATATAAAcatcataacaataacaatggcCTTGTTAAAAGTAACAAGTATTCACCATCTAGCTCCAATTCATCTTCATTGTTTTCTACTGATGATTCATCTCCTCGATCTACTCGAGACCAAAGCTGCTCACCTGCTCATCAAAAAATTCATCGGGTAACTTTAAAATATCATTTTGAAACATCTTCAAAAGATGATTTTTCAGCAAACAATGAAGATTTTCAATCTTTTAAAGATCTTCCGGAAGAATCTAAGTCAACTCCAACATCATGTTTAAACGGGAAGTTAAAGATTCAAGACGGATCTTTTGAAAAACCACAAAAGATTCAAAATTTATCACAAAGGAAACTCGATTTTTCCAGAAATCAAAGCAGCCGTTCAAGAAGTAAGACCCCAGATCGAAAAAGACCAACCAGTTGTTCGAAAAACTCCGATGGTAAACCGAGAAGTATATCGCCACTTCGTCGTTTTAGCTTTAGTCTTAGTACGAGCTCGCAACCCGAGTCTCCAAATTCTCGAAGGTCAACCATTGATGGTAACCGGACTCATTCAAGTCCTTTAAGGAGGTTATTCGACCCAATCTTCCCGTCAAAGACACATGTTACTGACACGTGCAATGAAGATTCTAGAACAAAAGTAAAACCGAAAGTGAATTTCGTAAAGGAAGTTGTGGTTGATgacgtgtcatcatcatcatcatcaaggaagCAAGCTCTGTTTCAGACAACTGTTAAGAATGACCGACTTTTGTTTACATTTGCTTTCGAAAACAATAAGGATATACTTGCAGCTACAGTAACAAATTTAAGTCCGACGAAAGATGATAACATGAACTTGCTCTATACGTTCTTCACTGTTCATGAAGTGAAGAAAAAGAACGGTAATTGGTTATCTCACAGGAGTAAGAACAACAAAGATCAGGGGTACGTCCCTAACGTGACAGCTCAAATGAAGGTTTCGAATACTAATCGTGGCACTCGTGAGTTTGTATTATATTCATTGAATCCAAATGTACAGCTACAAGATGAACTGGGATCCATTGTTGTTAAGTTTCCAAGAAAGGTAAAAAGTGAGGATCATCAAGAATTTTTTAATACGACAGTTATTTTACCGGGTGGTAGTCATGGTGTACCAAGTAAAGGAGCGCCTTCACCGTTGATTGATCGATGGCGATCTGGTGGGGCCTGCGATTGTGGAGGATGGGATTTGGGGTGTGGTTTAGCAACTTTATCTAACCAGGTGCATACTAGTGGATCAAGATCAGATAAAGTTCAAATGACTGTTAGccaatttgagctttttggtcaggTATGGTTTTATTATTCAAAATCGTTCTATATGTTACTCTGATAATAtggtttgagctttttggtcaggTATGTTACTCTGAGCTTAGC includes these proteins:
- the LOC139852626 gene encoding uncharacterized protein is translated as MGDPTSNCATLRNKFELEKFRSKFVKSLPETEASPSKCSQKQKATEIDEIVKHMKHLPRFLETRKPIPDRALSFGVMDWARLEKWQYKHHNNNNGLVKSNKYSPSSSNSSSLFSTDDSSPRSTRDQSCSPAHQKIHRVTLKYHFETSSKDDFSANNEDFQSFKDLPEESKSTPTSCLNGKLKIQDGSFEKPQKIQNLSQRKLDFSRNQSSRSRSKTPDRKRPTSCSKNSDGKPRSISPLRRFSFSLSTSSQPESPNSRRSTIDGNRTHSSPLRRLFDPIFPSKTHVTDTCNEDSRTKVKPKVNFVKEVVVDDVSSSSSSRKQALFQTTVKNDRLLFTFAFENNKDILAATVTNLSPTKDDNMNLLYTFFTVHEVKKKNGNWLSHRSKNNKDQGYVPNVTAQMKVSNTNRGTREFVLYSLNPNVQLQDELGSIVVKFPRKVKSEDHQEFFNTTVILPGGSHGVPSKGAPSPLIDRWRSGGACDCGGWDLGCGLATLSNQVHTSGSRSDKVQMTVSQFELFGQGETMNKRPIFSLSHLKEGIFSVDYSSSLSPTQAFSICVSVVESRKLSQHKRLRSLANEDRPLKYTPIPGIKRSAMCKVTS